The genomic window CCGATGATTCGAGCGCCGCTTTCGCGATGCCCATGAGATTGTAGTTCGGCACGATCTGCGTAGCGCCGAGATAGGTCATCGCGACGATCGACGCGTTGTCATTGAAGTCCTCACGCAATGCGGAAACGAGCGCGATCAACGAGTAGGCCGAGACGTCGAGTGAGAGCGCGAAGCCCTTGCGCGAGGTGTCATAGACCGTGCCGCGCAGATCGTCCTTGTCGGCAAAGGCGATTGAATGGACCAGCGCATCGAGTGCACCGAAATGCTGCCCCACCCGGTCGCGCATTGCTTCCAGCGACGCGTCGCTGGAGACGTCGCATTCGATGACCGGACCACCACCCAGTTCCGCGGCGAGCTTCGCAACCTCGTCGCGCACCCGCTCGCCCTGATAGGTGAACGCGAGCTGTGCGCCGTGTTCGTGCATCTTGCGCGCGATGCCGGTCGCGATCGACCAGCGGTTGGCAACGCCGGTTACCAGGGCGCGCTTTCCTTCGAGCAGTTTCACGTGGGGTTAGATACCAGCGCAAGGGCCCTCGTCCTCTCGCGCGAATCGGAAAGCCTCATGTTCGTACTGATTTCGCGCTACCTCAAACCCCTCGACGAGGTGGATCGCTGGGTGCCCGAGCATCGGGCCTTTCTCGAACGCCATTTCGAGGCGCATCACCTGTTGACGTCAGGTCCGCAGAATCCCCGGACCGGCGGCATCATCGTGACGCACGATATGACGCGCGAGCAGGTCGACGCGATGCTGGCTGAAGATCCCTTCGTGCGGGAAGGCATCTCCGAGTATCAGATCATCGAATTCAACCGGACACGTCCGATCAATCCGTAGCGCATGAGCAGGGGTGCGCGCTGGGCCGCCGGCATCGTTGCGGCGGTGGTGGCGATCGTTCATTTGGCGACGGCCGGAGCGTACCACCTCTTCGCCAACGAACTCTACTTCATCGTCTGCGGCCGCCATCCGGCCTTCGGCTACGTCGACCAGCCGCCGCTCGTGCCGCTCCTCGCGGCGCTCATGCAGATCGGCGGCGTGAACGTCTGGCTCGAGCGTCTTCCCGGCGTCCTCGCTACGATCGCGCTGGTCCCCTTGACCGTCGCCTTCGCGCAATTGCTCGGTGCCAGTACGCGCGGGGCATGGCTTGCCGCGGTTGCCGTCGCGAGCGCGACGCTCGTCACCGCCATGTCGGGGACGCTCGGTACCTCGACCTTCGAGCCTCTCGGGTTCACCGCGGTTGCCTACTTGATCGCGCGCGCGCTGCGTCGCGATGAGCCGCATCTATATTGGTGGGCCGGCCTCGTCGGAGGCCTTACCTTCGAAACACGGTACGGGATCCTCATGTGGGGTGCCGGCATCGCGATCGGCCTGTTGCTCTGCGGTCCACGTTCGGTGTTCCGGTCGCGCGATCTCTGGATCGGCGCTGCAATTGCCGCGGCGATCGCACTGCCCAATGTGATCTGGCAAGCCGCGCACGGCTTTCCGTTTCTGGAGTTGGTGCGCAACGACAACTCGGGCAACTTCACCGGCGGCCCGATCGGCTTTACGCTCGGGCAGATCTTTCTGTTGAACGTCGTGCTCGCGCCGCTCTGGATCACCGGCATCATCGCGCCGTTCGTTCAAGGTCGCCTTGCACCGTTTCGTTTTCTCGCCGTCACCTTCGTCGTGACGGGCGCGCTGATCGTGATCACGCACGGCAAGGCGTATTATTATGCGGGCGCCTATCCGACGATCTTTGCGCTCGGTGCGGCTGCCTGCACGATGGTGCCGCGCGCGCTGGTCGCGCTCTGGGCCGTTCTCGCGGCTGCGAATGCTACGCTCGCGCTCCCGTACGTGCTCCCCGTCATGCCCGTCGCGCGCTTCAAGGCGATGCTCGATCGCAGCACGTTCAAGCCGCCGCCGATGGAGCGCGCCGGCATTGGCGCGCCGCTGATGCAGGTCTACTCCGGCGAGTTCGGCTGGCGCGAACTGGCCCGGATCGTCAGCGACGTGTATGCCTCGCTGCCGGAGGGCGATCGCGTCAGGGCGGCGATCTACGCACCGACCTACGCCGACGCGAGCGCGATCGACATCTACGGCACGAACCTGCCGCCCGCGATCAGTGGCAACAACCAATATTACCTGTGGGGTCCGCGCGGGTACGACGGTTCGGTCGTCATCGCGGTCAATGCCGATCCGGCCTATTGGGCCGGGATCTGCGCCTCGGCGCGCGTCATCGCGCACACGGAAGAGTCTCCCTACGCAATGCCCTATGAAGTGAACCAGCCGATCGTGCTCTGCCGCGGCATGCACCCGCCGCTGCCGCAGCAATGGGCGAATTTCAAACACTACGGTATCGAGAATCCGGGCGTCGGTGCTCCATCATGGGAGCATCGGCGAGCTTAAGCATTCGGCGCCAACGACGTCTGCAGCAGCGTGAAGCGCTGCTCTTGGATGGCGTGAATCGCCCATACGCCTGCCGGTACGAGCATCGCGTTCGGCACCAGGTGGCGGGTGAGATCGTCGTACACGGTGTCCTCCGGTTTATCGACCGTTCGCGCGAACATCGCGGCGAAGCCGTGCGCGGCATTGTTGCAGATAAAGAAGTACGCGCCGGCGTCGGCGATGAGCGCGCTGATCGAGGCGTCGTTTTTTCCGCCCTGGCGACGTAGGCACGGGTTGCCGGTCCCGCCGTCGCTGCGCACGGAGGCAATCTGCTTCCCTAGCCTGTTTGCCAGGTTCTTTTGCTCGAACGGAATGACGTAGCGATTCCAGATCCAATCGTCGAAACCCAACAGAATCGCAGGGCCGTGATAGAGCACCGCGACCGGAAAGACGTCGCCGGACGCAACGCCGACGTCGTGATATGCGCTCAGCGTGTTGCGCATTGCGCCGAAAACCTCGCCGCCGTCAATCTCGACCGAGGCGAAGAGATGTTTGTGCGACTGCGCTCCATCGAGCAGTTCGGTAAACGCCGTTAGATCGAAATCGAGCTTCGCGCCTTTGGCCCCGGCCGCGACCGGTATCGCCGCGGCGGCTAACGTGCCGGCGATGAGAAAATCCTTACGCGAGGTCATGCGTGCTCCTTGACGGGTTTACAGTGGGATGTTGCCGTGTTTGCGTTTGGGGCGCTCGACCCGTTTGTTTTCGAGCATTTCGAGCGCGGTCGCGATCACTCCGCGCGTGCGATGCGCTTCGATCACGTCATCAACGTAGCCGCGCTGTGCCGCGATGTATGGATTCGCGAAGCGCTCGGTATATTCGTCGATCAGCTCTTTGGTCTTTGCGCTCTTGTCCTTGGCGGCGGCGATCTCGCGCCGGTTGATCACCTTGACCGCCCCCTCTGCGCCCATCACCGCGATCTCGGCGGTCGGCCACGCGAGATTGACGTCCGCTCGAATGTGTTTGGAGGCCATGACGTCGTACGCACCGCCGTAGGCTTTGCGGGTGATGACCGTGATCTTCGGGACGGTTGCCTCGGCGAAGGCGTAGAGCAGTTTGGCGCCGTGGAGGATGATGCCGCCGTATTCTTGGTCGGCGCCGGGTAAGAAGCCGGGAACGTCGACGAAGGTCAGCAACGGAATGTTGAACGCGTCGCAAAAGCGCACGAACCGCGCGGCCTTGATCGACGACTTGATGTCGAGCACGCCGGCGAGCACGCTCGGTTGATTGGCGACCACGCCGACGCTGCGGCCGGCGATCCGGCCGAAACCGCACAGGATGTTCTGCGCGTAGAGCGGCTGGATCTCGAAGAAGTCGCCGTAATCGAGAATCCCTGCGATCACCGCATGCATGTCGTACGGTTTGTTCGGCGCGTCGGGCACGATGTCGTCGAGCTGCATATTTTCGCGTTGTGGATCGTCGTCGGAGGCGAAGTGCGGCGGATCTTCGAGATTGTTCTGCGGAATATACGAGAGCAGCGTCTTGGTCTGCAGCGCGAGGTCGTCCTCGTCGGAGGCAACCACGTGGGCCACGCCGCTGCGCGTCGCGTGCGTCATCGCGCCGCCGAGCTCTTCGAAGGTGACGTCCTCGCCGGTCACGGTCTTGATGATCTCCGGTCCGGTAATGAACATCTGCGAAATCTTCTCGGTCATGATGATGAAGTCGGTGATCGCCGGCGAGTAGACGGCGCCGCCCGCACACGGGCCGGCGATCAAGCTGAGTTGCGGCACCACGCCGCTGGCTTGCACGTTCCGCCAGAAAATCTCGGCATAGCCGCCGAGCGAGACGACGCCCTCCTGAATGCGCGCACCGCCGGAGTCGTTGATGCCGATCATCGGCGAGCCGGTGCGCACCGCCAGATCCATCACTTTGCAGATCTTCTCGGCGAAGGCTTCGCCGAGCGATCCGCCCAGGACCGTGAAGTCTTGCGAGAAGAGAAAGACTTGCCGCCCGTCGATCGTTGCGCGACCGGTCACGACGCCGTCGCCGAGAAATTCCTTTTCGTCCATGCCGAACGCGCTCGTGCGATGGACGACGAATTGATCGAGTTCGGTAAACGAACCCGGATCGACGAGCGCGGCGATGCGTTCGTGCGCGGTGCGCTTTCCGCGCTGGTGCTGTTTCTCGATTGCCTCCGTTCCCGCCGGAGCCTGGGCCAGCTCGCGCTTCGCGGCGAGCTCACGATAGCGTTCCTCGTGCGTCCTCACCGAATCGGACTTGCACGAGAAATGAGGTTGCCCCTGGCGGTGGCTCGGATCATTCCGCGCCGATGGCCACCGGCGCGGGAGCGCCGTGAGCGACCCGCGCGGGACGCAGCAAGAGCACGAGCGGGGTGAGAATGAACGTCACGACGCCGAGGAAGTAGAATGCATCCGCGAATGCCATCGTATTCGCTTGCTGCGCCACCAGCGCGGCCACGCTGGTGAGCGGCGCATGCGCCTGGAGAGCGTGCTGAACGGCGGGACTTGAAAGCGTGATCTGCGCCGCCAGGTGATCCTGATGAAACGCACCGCGCCGGTCGAGCAGCGTCACCAACACTGCGGTCGAAACCGAACCGCCGAGTTGCTGGCACAGATTCAGCAGCGCCGTGGCCTTTTGCGTCTCGATCCCGTGGACCGAGGTCAGGACGGTAACCGCAAGCGGAACGAAGATCAAACCGAAGCCGATGCCGCCGAGAACCAGCGGAAAGATGAACGTCTCGAAGACGCTGTTCGTGGTCAGGACTTTCGCCGTGTCGATGTTGGCGATGCCGACGATGATGAAGCCGACCGCGAGGAGCACTTGCGCGGGGATCTTCAACCGGTTCAGAAGGCCGAGCGTGATGAAGGTCATGACCATGATCCCGAGCGCGCGGCACAAGATCGAGAGGCCCGAGAGCGTTGCGGTGAAGTTCAGGAGCAACTGCTGGAATTGCGGTGCGAGAATGATCCCGCCGAAGAGCGAGAATGCCAGCGCCATCCCGAGCAGACAGCCGGCGGCAACCGTTCGATTGCGGATCAGGATGCCGATGTCGACGATCGGGTTTTTCACGACCCGCAGCTCCCAGTAGATAAAGGCCGCGAGCGAGGAGACGGAAAGCGCGGCGGTCAGGAGGATGTTCGTGTCGCTGAACCAGTCGTACCGTTCGCCCTCGTCGAGCACGTATTGCAGACAACCCAACCCCGTCGCCATGAGGGCGAGCCCGACCCCGTCGACCGACGGGCGTCCGTGGCGCGGCGGATCGCGCAGCAGCATCGCGCAGAGAACACCGGAGATGACTCCCGGGACGATGTTGACGTAGAAGATCCAATTCCAGGAAAGCGAGTCGGTCAGCACGCCGCCGAGCGTCGGTCCGATCGACGGACCGACCACCGCACCGATCGAGGTGAGCGCTTGACTCAAGCCGAGTTGCCGGGCGGGAAACGTGTCACGCATGATCGCTTGGCCGGTGGCGATCAATCCGCCGCCGCACAGACCTTGCAGGACGCGAAAGAAGATGAGCGAGCTCAGCGTCGTCGCGGTCCCGCACAGTCCCGAGGTGATCGTGAAGCCGACGATCGCGCCGACGTAGTAATTGCGCCGGCCGAAGACCTGCTGCAGCCAGGGCGTGAGCGGGATGACGATCACCGCCGCGATGATGTACCCGGTGACGATCCAGGCGCCGTCGTCGAAGTTTGCGCCGAGGTTGCCCTGAATCGTCGGGAGTGCGACGTTGACGATGGTGGCGTCCAGCACTTGCAGGAGTGTCGCCGACATCACGCCGACGACGATGAGCCACCGCCGCGCGCCGAACTCGACCAGCTCCTCGTGTGACTGCATGCCGTTCGTGCAACGCCCTCAAGGATGTCAAAGGTTACAGACCGAACGGT from Candidatus Baltobacteraceae bacterium includes these protein-coding regions:
- a CDS encoding acyl-CoA carboxylase subunit beta; this encodes MRTHEERYRELAAKRELAQAPAGTEAIEKQHQRGKRTAHERIAALVDPGSFTELDQFVVHRTSAFGMDEKEFLGDGVVTGRATIDGRQVFLFSQDFTVLGGSLGEAFAEKICKVMDLAVRTGSPMIGINDSGGARIQEGVVSLGGYAEIFWRNVQASGVVPQLSLIAGPCAGGAVYSPAITDFIIMTEKISQMFITGPEIIKTVTGEDVTFEELGGAMTHATRSGVAHVVASDEDDLALQTKTLLSYIPQNNLEDPPHFASDDDPQRENMQLDDIVPDAPNKPYDMHAVIAGILDYGDFFEIQPLYAQNILCGFGRIAGRSVGVVANQPSVLAGVLDIKSSIKAARFVRFCDAFNIPLLTFVDVPGFLPGADQEYGGIILHGAKLLYAFAEATVPKITVITRKAYGGAYDVMASKHIRADVNLAWPTAEIAVMGAEGAVKVINRREIAAAKDKSAKTKELIDEYTERFANPYIAAQRGYVDDVIEAHRTRGVIATALEMLENKRVERPKRKHGNIPL
- a CDS encoding DHA2 family efflux MFS transporter permease subunit encodes the protein MQSHEELVEFGARRWLIVVGVMSATLLQVLDATIVNVALPTIQGNLGANFDDGAWIVTGYIIAAVIVIPLTPWLQQVFGRRNYYVGAIVGFTITSGLCGTATTLSSLIFFRVLQGLCGGGLIATGQAIMRDTFPARQLGLSQALTSIGAVVGPSIGPTLGGVLTDSLSWNWIFYVNIVPGVISGVLCAMLLRDPPRHGRPSVDGVGLALMATGLGCLQYVLDEGERYDWFSDTNILLTAALSVSSLAAFIYWELRVVKNPIVDIGILIRNRTVAAGCLLGMALAFSLFGGIILAPQFQQLLLNFTATLSGLSILCRALGIMVMTFITLGLLNRLKIPAQVLLAVGFIIVGIANIDTAKVLTTNSVFETFIFPLVLGGIGFGLIFVPLAVTVLTSVHGIETQKATALLNLCQQLGGSVSTAVLVTLLDRRGAFHQDHLAAQITLSSPAVQHALQAHAPLTSVAALVAQQANTMAFADAFYFLGVVTFILTPLVLLLRPARVAHGAPAPVAIGAE
- a CDS encoding YciI family protein, which codes for MFVLISRYLKPLDEVDRWVPEHRAFLERHFEAHHLLTSGPQNPRTGGIIVTHDMTREQVDAMLAEDPFVREGISEYQIIEFNRTRPINP
- a CDS encoding glycosyltransferase family 39 protein, whose product is MSRGARWAAGIVAAVVAIVHLATAGAYHLFANELYFIVCGRHPAFGYVDQPPLVPLLAALMQIGGVNVWLERLPGVLATIALVPLTVAFAQLLGASTRGAWLAAVAVASATLVTAMSGTLGTSTFEPLGFTAVAYLIARALRRDEPHLYWWAGLVGGLTFETRYGILMWGAGIAIGLLLCGPRSVFRSRDLWIGAAIAAAIALPNVIWQAAHGFPFLELVRNDNSGNFTGGPIGFTLGQIFLLNVVLAPLWITGIIAPFVQGRLAPFRFLAVTFVVTGALIVITHGKAYYYAGAYPTIFALGAAACTMVPRALVALWAVLAAANATLALPYVLPVMPVARFKAMLDRSTFKPPPMERAGIGAPLMQVYSGEFGWRELARIVSDVYASLPEGDRVRAAIYAPTYADASAIDIYGTNLPPAISGNNQYYLWGPRGYDGSVVIAVNADPAYWAGICASARVIAHTEESPYAMPYEVNQPIVLCRGMHPPLPQQWANFKHYGIENPGVGAPSWEHRRA
- a CDS encoding enoyl-ACP reductase; the encoded protein is MKLLEGKRALVTGVANRWSIATGIARKMHEHGAQLAFTYQGERVRDEVAKLAAELGGGPVIECDVSSDASLEAMRDRVGQHFGALDALVHSIAFADKDDLRGTVYDTSRKGFALSLDVSAYSLIALVSALREDFNDNASIVAMTYLGATQIVPNYNLMGIAKAALESSVRYLAYDLGGRGIRVNAISAGPIKTASMRQVAGATKMLDVVPQVAPLRRNVTAEDVGNTAVYLASDLAAAVTADVHFVDAGYHAVGMYPPDFGS